The genome window AACTCTGTGGGGCTGGCCGCATTACGCGGCTAGGGAGATTAAGGGGTCTTCTACACAATGTCCAAGCTAGTGGTGGTCAGTCCCACAGGGAGAGCCTGGAGTGGGCCCATTGTTCTCTTCTGGTCAAAGCTAAGACACGTCTTCTGTCCTAGCCCTGAGGGACCCCTCTCCTGAGGCCACACAGTCCTGGGAAACGTGGTCAAATGAGTACATTTTTGGGTccaagtttcctcctctgtggaaGAGGGATTAATAATACAGACACCCTCTGTCTCCATCATTCTTCCACATCTtagtcccttcttccttcccacctGATATACTTCACTTCCATCACCCCATGgcttgacccccccccccaagcccCCTGTAGTTGGTGCTGTCTGGGGCCTACCATGCCCCCCTCTGGCCTCACCAGCAGGCATGTAATATCTCTTTAGGGATGGAGTCTACTCTACCCAAACTGCCAGGGAATTCAGATCCCTTTGGGGCAGCTCTCAACCAGTGACTGATGGAGGGAGTTGGAGCATCAATACCCCAGCTCTCTCACCCCTCGGGTGAGATGACTCTGATCCCCCAGGGTTCCCCAGCGAGACTGAGCCCCAGATGCCTATAGTGAGAATTTGCTTAATTACAAGAGTGACCAAACTATCCCAATGTGACCAGGACTGAGGGTTCCCCAGATGCAGGATTTTGAGAGCTAAAGTTGGCAAGTTCCAGGCAAGTTGATTACCCCAGTGATAACGCATCGATTCATGActgttcccttccttctctctgccacATCCCTGCTCCCCTACAGCTGCTGTCTCCCAGACAAATACACTCAGTCCTCATCTCAATCTGTTTCTGAGACACCCCAATCTCCTTCATGTCCTCTGAGCAGCCCATCAGCCACTCCAACCCAAGCTGAGCACTTGTGGGGCAGATGCTGTGCTGGGAACTTTCGGCCCACTACCTGCCTTTGCCTTGTGGCCGCCTTTTGAGGAGGGGGTCTTCTGTCAGCTGCATTTTATGCATTGGAAAGCTGAGGTTTGACAGGAAAATGACTTCTCTGAAGTCTCACGGGTAAGTGGTGTGTTTCGGGGGATCGGACCTGGGGCAGAGACGGGCTTCCTCACCCCTCAGCACACGCTTCCGCTCTGCGGTTGAGGGCCTGGCATGTGCTGGGCACCGTCTcacccccttcttttttttttttgcagtacgcgggcctctcactgctgtggcctctcccgtcgcggagcacaggctccggacgcacaggctcagcggccgtggctcacgggcccagccgctccgtggcatgtgggaccttcccagaccggggcacgaacccgtgtcccctgcatcggcaggcggactctcaaccactgcgccaccagggaagccctcacccccTTCTtatgcatgatttcatttaatccttacaccaCTCCCGGGAGGCAAGGCAACTATTCCCCCACTTTGCAGAGCGGGAAACCAAGGCCTGGAGAGGTGGCGGAGCCCAGGTTCAAGCCCAGGCAGGCTGCCACTGAGCGCACATCCTTAACCACCAGGCTGGTGCCTCAATACGTGTAATTTCCTTTTGGGCGGCGGCTGTGGCTATTTGGGGATGGGGGAGCCTGGCTGCCAGTGAGGCcagctggcgggggtgggggggggaggaggggcccaGATGGCAGACCTGGCTGGGAGCCCACAGACCGGTGTCTGGACTGGCAGGCTGAGCCCAGGCCTGCCCTGACCCATCATTGCCAGCGCCGGTTCCTTGGGGACCCTCCTGTGCCCTGAAGCATCCTCCactcctctgcccccacctctACTCCTGCGGTTGGCCCAAATACCAGACAGGGCAAATCTCAGCTTTCCCCCAAACATTCCTCGCTCCTGTGGCCCGGCCCAGGCTGGCCGAGGTTACGCAAGCAGAGCTGgggaggcggcgggggcggggggggggggggaggggggtggtggcGCGGAGCAttggggggaggtgggtgggacaGAGGGGACAGGCTGGCCTGTCCTCATCACCCCATCCGGTGCCTGCCTGCCCTCCGCAGGGCGGGGAAAGGGTGGGCCAGCtcccctgagcccctgggagAACAGGCTGGCGGGGGGGAGAGTGGCCAGCGCCAAGAGATGGGGGGCGGTGGCGGCCACAGCAGAACCTCCAGGAGGTGACCGCCTGCTTTCCATTAGGGAACCCTGGTCAGCAGTTCCGGCAAGACGGCAGACCTGGGGCTGGCTATGGTAagttggggcaggggagggtctgAGGGTGGGGCCTGCCTGCCCGCCCCCCTCCATGCGGGGATGCTCCTGTCGCCATGGTGACCCGGTGCCCAGCCTGGGGACACCCTGAGCCGTCCCTCAACTCCCAGTGGCTGAGCCTACTGCTGTTGCCCCTGCTGCTGCCTGGGCCCCCGCCCGCCCTCGGCATGGAGGACGCCTCGTTCCCCCACCTGGGGGAGAGCTCGCAGCCCCCGCCCCGGGCCTGCCCCCGACGCTGCTCCTGCCCCCGGGCTGACACAGTGGACTGTGCCGGCCTGGACCTTCGGGTGTTCCCGGACAACATCACCAGGGCAGCTCAACACCTCTCCCTGCAggtggggcctggggtgggggtgcagGGTAGCTCCCAGGGGAAGCGGGGAGCCTGGGGAGTGGTTGGGTTGAGAGTGATGGGGTGTGGGGTCCACGTGCAGGGGTGAGGCATTGGGCGTGAGGGTCTTGGCACTGATGCGAGTCGGCCTTGAAGAGGGTGCAGGGCCCTGTGTGTCCGGTGAGAGGAGGTGGGGGCACAGATATTGGAAGTGGGAGGGGCTGAGGGTTTAGGGGTGTCGGGGAAGTCAATGTCTGGTGATTACGGGGTTGCTTGGGGTCAGCGTGGCGGGGCATTTGAGATCAACTGTAGGGGTGCATGGGGCGCTGGGGGCCACTCTCTTTTTGGTTACAGGGTTGTTCCGAGGTAATAAGGCATTTGGGATCGAGTAGAGGGTGATGGGGTGTCAGAGCTCACTGCTGAGGCTGACGGGAAGCTGAGAAGCAGGGCCCAGGGTCACGGGGGTCAGGGTGTGAGTGCCCCGCTCCCTGCCCCACAGAACAACCAGCTCCAGGAGCTCCCCTACAACGAGCTGTCACGCCTTAGCGGCTTGCGGACCCTCAATCTCCACAACAACCTCATCTCCTCCGAGGGTGAGGGGGACGATGGGAGGCGGCCCCTCCCCACCACGGTCCCCGccgccctctccctccccagctcgGTCTGTGGGCAGGTCTGCGGCTGTTCCCAGCACTGCCCTTTGCTGAGCAGGATGGAAACTcaggggatggggggcaggggctgtggctTTTGAGGAtgtggggggcggggcctggaggagCCTCTGCCAGTCCCTGGCTGGGTGGGAGCACAGACtccgccctgcccccaccccacaccaGCGGTCCCCTCACTGCCCACCTCATTCACAGGCCTGCCTGACGAGGCCTTTGAGTCCCTCACGCAGCTGCAGCACATCTACGTGGCCCACAACAAGGTGagcccccctcacacacacacacacacacacacacacacacacacacacacacacacacacatggggtGCAGCCGGGCTGGGGTCACATAGCGCAGAGGGTAGATGGGACAGCGGGCGGTGGGGTGCAGGAGCGGGGCCACAGGACCAGTGCAACTCTACTCCCGCAGCTCTCTGTGGCCCCCCAGTTTCTGCCCCGCTCCCTCCGTGTCGCTGATCTGGCTGCTAACGAAGTGACGGAGATCTTCCCGCTCACCTTTGGGGAGAAGCCTGCGCTCAGGTAGCCcctggcccagcccaggccccaggggtCTCAGATATGCCTGGGGTCACTCCCCACCTTGGGGGGGGTCTGGTGGGGAGACAGGGCCCTGGATGCTCTGTTTGGAGAACTCAAGACTGAAGCAGAGACCACgtacgctcacacacacacacacacacacacacacacacacacactctcacactgaAGGTGGCTGGGGTGCGGGGCGGTGGGGAGGCCAGGGCGGGGCTGGTGGCCGGAGCCTGGCTCCCCTCAGGTCCGTGTACCTCCACAACAACCAGCTGAGCAATGCAGGCCTGCCGCCCGACGCCTTCCACGGCTCCCAGGCAGTCGTCACCCTCAGTCTCTCCAGCAACCGGCTCAGCTATGTGCCGCCCAGCCTGCCGTCCTCGCTGGAGCGGCTCCACCTGCAggtgcccctccttcccctcaccATCCCCGGGTCCCCAcctccctgggctccctgcacCTCTCTCCTGCGACACCCCGACACCTCCTTGTTATCCCAGTAGTCAGAAATGTCTCTGAGTCCCTTCCACTGGCACTGGTCGCTCACAAGCTCTCTGTGGGCAGCCTTGCTCAAGCGAGCTCCTGGTCCCTTACTCAAGAGCCCTctgtggctccccactgccctctgtCCCGGACCCTCTGTCTCACGCTCTGCTCCCTTCCCAGAACAACCTCATCTCCAAGGTGCCCCGAGGAGCCCTGAGTCGCCAGACCCACCTCCGGGAGCTCTACCTTCAGCACAACCAGCTGACGGACAGCGGCCTGCACGCCACCACGTTCAGGTGGGGCCTGGGGACAGGGGGTTCGGGGGTGCGGCCTCGTGCTGGCAGTAGGGGCTGAGGACTCAGCATCTGGGGGCCCCAGGcctccatcccccacctctgTATGACTCTTAACTCAAGGCCTCACTTGGTGAGCGCCTACAATGGGCCAGGCTCAGCCAGGCACCTGGCAGCATCCTTGTCTCCAACCACACCCTGGGCCTCAGTCCTACGACCCAACGACACGGCTGCCACATGAACATCTCAGACCCAGAACTCTGTCCTGGTCACCCCTACATTTAACCCTCAGGCTGGAATCTGCCCTGATCACCCCCAGGTCTACCTCCTACCCAGATCTCTCAAATCATCACCCCCAAGTTGGAATCTCCAGCTTACGTCTCTCGGGACCAGCCCTCAACACCCCCCACTCTGGGCGCCCAGCCCGACGCCGACCCTCTCTCTCCTGCCAGCAAGCTGCACGGCCTCGAGTACCTGGACCTGTCCCACAACCAGCTGGCCGCGGTGCCCGCCGGCCTGCCGCACACCCTGGCCGTGCTGCACCTGGGCCGCAACCGCATCCGCTGGGTGGAGGCTGCCCGGCTGCGCGGCCTGCGAGGGCTGCGCTACCTGCTGCTGCAGCACAACCAGCTGGGGGCGGCGGGGCTGCCGGCCGGGGCACTGCGGCCGCTGCGGGGCCTGCACACGCTGCATCTCTACGGCAACGGGTTGGACCGCGTGCCCCAGGCGCTGCCCCGCCGCCTGCGGGCCCTGGTGCTGCCCCACAACCGCGTGACCACGCTGGGTGCCCGCGATCTGGCCGCCACGCCCGGCCTGGCTGAGCTCAACCTGGCCTATAACCGCCTGGCCAGCGCCTGCGTGCACCGCCGGGCCTTCCGCCGGCTGCGGGCCCTGCGCAGCCTCGATCTGGCCGGCAACCAGCTGACCCTGCTGCCCTCTGGCCTGCCTGCCAGCCTGCGCACCCTGCGGCTGCAGCGAAACCAGCTGCGGGCCCTCGAGCCTGAGCCGCTGGCCGGCCTGGACCAGCTTCAGGAGCTCTGCCTGGCGCATAACCGGCTGCGTGTGGGTGACATCGGGCCTGGCACCTGGCATGAGCTGCAGGCCCTCCAGGTCAGGGGTGGGCTGCTTGGCCACACTGAATGCCCGCAGGTGTCCCCACAGCCCCTCCACTCCCCGGCCGGCCTGCCCAGCAACTCCCCTGCAAGGCTCTGAGATGCCACAAagagagctcccactgcaggccAGCCCTGGGGTGCATAAGACAGATCCGGCCCCCAGGCCTTTGTCTGTGCTGCCCCTGCCACCTGGTCCTCCACGaccacccctccacctccccagcctcTAGCTCCTTCTGAGTGCTGTCGATGCCCCAGAATTCAGGCCATGTGTGGGTGCCGGGCGCTACTCTGGGTCCTGGAGATGCCACTGGGCACAGAAGGACACAGCTCCTGGCCCTGGGCACAGACATCCTAGTTAGGGAGAGCAGTCAGCAACAAGCATAAGCGAACAGTTAGAAGGGCACGAGGAGGTAAAGGAAGGACCATCTTTGCGAGGGATTAACTGAACCAACGGTTCCCACAGCAGGCAGGGACCCTGCCTGTCTGGGCCCCCACcgcctagaacagggcctgccCCAGAGGGGACTCAGTTTACCTCTGTTGAGGGCAGGATTTGGCAGTCACAAAGTAGCTGAGGGAGGGGGCAGAAGGACCGGGCTGGGAGGAGAGCAGTTTGGGGCTTGGCTAAACGGgtggcccagggcctggggccGCCACGGCGCCATCTCTGCCCGCCTGCCCAGGTGCTGGACCTCAGCCACAACGAGCTGTCCTTCGTGCCCCCCGACCTGCCTGAGGCCCTCGAGGAGCTGCACCTGCAGGGCAACCGCATCAGCCACGTGGGCCCCGAAGCCTTCCTCAGCACGCCCCGCCTACGTGCCCTCTTCCTCAGGTGCCCTGAGGGTGGCAGGGCCAGGGGGCTCCGGGTGGACAAGGGAGGGCTGTGGGGGACGTGAGCAGGCCTGGGGGGGCACCTCCCCTCAAAAACGCCCTCGCGCCCACCTCTCGGTCCAGGGCCAACAGGCTTCACGTGACCAGCATAGCGCCCGAGGCCTTCCTGGGCCTCCCGCACCTTCGCGTGGTGGACACAACGGGTAACCCTGAGCCAGTCCTGGTCCAGCTGCCACCCACAGCCCCACGTCGGCCACGGGCAGAGGGCCCCTGAGCCTGGAGGGGCGCAGTAGAGCAGCCCAGACAcctggggctctgctgggctgTGGACTAAGGAGACAGCGCCCAACCTGGGGCCTCGAGCTGGCTCTCTCAGGCCTGGAGAGCTGGGCCCGCCTAACCCACGCTGGCCAGGATGCTGGGACAGGGGTGTCACCTCGACACACGGGCAGCCCAGGGAGAGACTGAAGCGTGCAGCTCGCACACTGGGTGTGCAGGCAACTCCGACCCTGCTGGACACCCCCCCACTGCCCGTGCAGATGGCCACAGCAACAATAAAGCCTAGCCCGGGACCTCCCtcgccgtccagtggttaagactccgtgcttccactgcagggggcgcaggttcgatccctggatggggaactaagatcccacacgccacacagtgcagccaacaACAAAGCCTAGCCCTTTCAAGTGTTCACCACCGGCCAGGTGCCCTTCAGCTTGTGGGAGGGGCTCTCGTCTTCCCTGCGTCCAGCAGAAGCAGCTGAAGCTCTGGGATGCTAAGTGGGTCAGGCAATTTGGCCCAGGTCCTGCGGCCAGTGAGCGGCAGGGCTGGCTGTCAAGGCCCTGAGACACACACGGGTCACCAGGCACCACCACGTATGACCTGACCACACGTGTAAACCCAGATACGCCCAAGGCCACCAGCTGAAGAGACACTCGCGGATGCCCCCAGGTGGGCCACAGACGCTCAGGACACGTGCACAGGCCTTCACACACGTCCTCGCAGCAAGTGTGCACGGAGCACACATCCTTCACGGGCACACCCCCTGCCAGCCTGCTCCTCTCGCAGGTACCTCTCCATCAGCCCCCAGGGGAGCCGTGAAGGAGACCCAGCCCAGGCACTGAGGGCAGGAGCAAGAAACAAAGGCAGGACAGAGTGAGCCAGGTAGGGCCCTGGCTGTTTATTCCGTGTGTCAGCCCTGGGGGCCCAGCTGGGCCAGGGCAACCCTCTGGGGAGCCAGCTGGGCTCTGGCTGGCCTCAGTGGCTTCTTTGGGGTGTGGGTGGGCATCAGGGTTAAGGCTGGGGACGGGCTGGAACTAAAGTGCTTGCAGGGGCCCTTGAGGTTTGGTCCTAGCCGCCCTCCCACCTCGGAGGCAGGCAAGGGGCCGCACACCCCTGGGCTGTGCAAACGGACTCTCTGGGGCCCACCCGGCCAGGCCTAGGTAAGGGGCACACACAGGCTGGCGCCCGCAACGTCCCCTGCCAGGGAGGCTCCAGTCGGGCCAGGTGGGCCCAGCCGGGGGAACGTGTCCATCCAGAGCCGATTGTCCTCTGATTGTCTGATTGTCTGGTCTGAGGCTGTGGCCGCGTTAGCTCCTCCCAGCGCCGGGGCCTTGGGCCCGCTCCCGGCTCTCCAGGGGCCGCCCGCCCCTTCGGCCCCTCACCTGCGGAGCTGCTGCAGCTGAGGGGAGAGGCCGCCGAGGTCAGGGTGGAGGGGACATGGCCACAGCTGCCCACCCCGTCCCCAATACCCAAGCCTCTCACCTCACTCTCGACCAGGTTCCGTCTATACAGTGCCTCCTTGGCAGCCTCCTGAGGGGTCAACAGGAGGTCAGTGGGCAGCCCCTGGCAGCCCCGGCCCCCCGATGCCCGCCCACCCGGCCCGCCCACAGCTCACCCTGCTGCCATCGTTGCCCAGGCGCCGGGCGGCCTCTGTGTAGAACTGCAGTTGCCGCTCCAGCTGGGCCATGTACTCTGAGGGAGGGAGGCGGTCACGATGgggccccctgccccgcccctcccccacataCTCATCCCTGAGATCCTACCCCGCCGGATGCCGGGGCCCCCCTGCTCCAGCTGTGCCCTCTGCCACTGGCTGCGCTGTATGATGTCCTGGTACTGCTGAGCCACCTCGGGGGGCACTGGCCGCCGTGCCTGCCTCAAGGCCAGGatctggggcggggggtgggtgcaGAGGGAGTTGTGAGGGCCGTGCCCGGGCCTGCAGACCCCCAATCCTGCCCCACTGAGCCCTGCAGGATGGGTACCCACCTTCCGCTCCAGACGCTCTAGGTCGAAGGCCAGCACACTGAGACTATGCAGGGGCCGGGCTGATCTATGGGGTTGAGGAAGGGTGAGGCGCTGCAGGGATCTCCCACCCCCGACCCCATTAATTCAACAGACACACTGGGCACTGGGGAACAGCGGGAGACAAGCCAGGCCCACCCCTGTGTTGCCGAGTCCACAACCTAATAGGGACAATGGTTGTACACCCAGGCAACTGTGACGCCAGgtgtcagggagggcttcctggaggaggtgagagccAGGCTGGGACTCAAAGGAGCCAGAGTTGGGCAGAGAAACAAGGAGATAGTGTGGGGATAGGGGTGCTCAGGACATTGTAACACAGAGAAGCCCAGAGGTCAGTGAAAACTAAGTGTATCCATGAACCAacaggaggaagtggggagagagaaggctggACATATTGACGGAGATCACAAAAGGTCTTAAAGATCAAGCTGAGGAGTTTAAACTAGACGCTCCAGGAGAAGAGAAGCCAGGAAAGGTCTTGGAGCAGGGGAGAGACATGCTCCAATCTGTGCCTGATGGGAAGTGGTCCAGGATAGGCTGAGATAAGCAGAAGGGGGTTCTCTCCAGCACAGCCGGGCCCAGCCACCTACCTGTTCCCCGGCTCCCTCATAGGAGCAGGCACGGGAGGGGCTTTCGCTTTGGGCCCAGCAACCTGCTTCAGAGGACAGAACCAGTCTTGTGAGTCTCGGTCCCCTTGAACcaagcctccctccttccctggggcTGCCGATGGGCAGGGGTCTCACTGTGGGCACAGCTGCTGGCACGGGGTCGATGACCAGCCACCTCTCAGTTGTCGTCTCCAACTGCTGGGCCGTCAGTGGCTCCCGGATCCGAACCATCACCTCCAGCCGCCCCCCTGTGGGCCTGCGACCATCCAGGAcctgggtgggagtgaggggagcCTGTTAGGAAGCAGGCAGCGGCTGGAGGCTCAGGGCTGGGCTCAGGGAGACCAAAGCAGTTTCCAAAACACGAGTCCGTGGGTACGGCTGACACATCAGCTGCTCATAAAGGAGCAGGGTGCTGAGGGTATTTAAGGCCGGGTAGCAGGGAGGTCTGGGACTCCCGGGGCCGGGCTGGGCCAGCAGAGGGGACCCTTGGGGGCTCAGGGCAGGGAGCACCTGGGTGGTGTTCATGAGCGGCACGGCCACACCGGAGCGGTCAGACGAATGTCCACCTCTCACCTCGAGGATCTCCCGGACCTCGCATGCTGTCTCCAAGGCGTCCAGTTTCAGCTGGGCTGTGCCCAGGACCCGGTCGGTCTTGAACAGCCccctgtgtgtgtgagaggggaCAGGACGGTCGGCCCAGGGGAGCTCCCCCTCTTCTAGAGCCCATGCAGCGCCTGTGGCCCCAGCTTACCCCTTGTGGACCACTTCGAACTTGATGCCTTTGGTCTGGATGGCCCTTCGGAAGCCACGGTGGCTGCGGTTGATGCAGAGTTTGAACTGCTCCTTGAACTCTgcccagggaaggagggagggaggagggaggggtcaggCTGTGGTCTCATGGGCTTTCTGAGGAGGGCTGCCTCCCGCCCAAGGCTCACCAGGCGAGTCTGTGTTCTTGATCACACTGGTCTTGTCCTTCTGAGCTTCTTCCTGTGACCAGACAGGAAGCGAAAAAGCTCAGGGGCGCCTACCCTTGAACCCCGGCCAGACTCACCCCCGGGCCTGATGGGGCTTGAGCCCGTCCCTCCTCAGCTCCCCACATACCACATTGGGATAGGGGAAGTCGAACCGAACAAAGACATCCAGGTCACCGGGGGACAGCCCTGTGGGCAGATGAGGGTCAGAGCTGGGCAGAGGGGTGGACCCCACGGCCCCACCCCTGCCTGACGCCCCCTCACCTGGGGGTGTGGGCAAGTTGATGCCCTTCACAATGAACAGGAGCATGTCGTTGCTGCTGAGGTCAGGGAAGATCCTTCCAGGAGGGCGGGCAAGAGACAGAGGCACCTCAGTGCCACTGCCTGCCCGccttctctgccctccccccagtCTCTTAGGGGTGTCTCAGCGCCTAGGCTTGAGTTTTAGGACCAGACAGACTAGAATTCTCTATCCAGGTCCACCACTGGCTACCTTTTGAGTCCTTTCTCCACTCTGCATATATTTATTTGGGACTTACTCTGCACCAGCCAGTGGCCCTAGCTGCTGTGGGACCTTCTCTTTCTTTGACagtatttcttgagcatctactatatgccagccaGTGTCTTCACTGCTGGGGACACAGAAGTAAACGAGGCAGACCCCATGCCTTTGCTCGTGGAACCGGGGCTAGCTGAGTGGACAGATGACCCATGAAcacataaataagcaaataaaacaacaacaactctgCAGAGAATTAAAACAGGGGAGAGAGAGTGGAGTGTGCTCAGAAGGGGCTGCTTTAGACAGAGTGATCAGGGAGGGCCTCTCAGGGGAGGTAACATCACAGGTGACTCTGAGTGTCAAGAAGAGGCCGCTACATGGTAACCTGCATGAGAGAGTCTGAGCAGAGGAAATATagctggtgcaaaggccctgagtggAAACACGGCTGGTGTGTCTGATTGACCAAAAAGAGGTCTATGTGGCAGAAAGTGAGTGAAGTGGGGACAGTGGGAGGAGTTGAAGTGATAGGGAGCCAGGCTGTGCAGATGTAGGGCAGCCGGGGTAAGGGGTGTGGGTTATCCTAGATGGGGATCTTAGGTTATCCCAGTGGCTGCACCTAATGTCATCTACAAGTGGGAAAAAACAATCCCAACTCCCTGGGGTGTAAGAAGACTTAACAGGAGCAGAACCAAGATCACCATCCCACGGGCTTGCCCAGGCCTTTGGGACCAGGCACATGTCTACAGTCACTAGATCATCCCCATTTCCAAATGTGTCACTGTCAACACCCTATCGCCGTCCTTCACTCGCGCGTCACGTCTGCCTCAGGACCCTTGCACACACTGTGCTCCCACCAGCTCCCCAAACTCTACTCCAGAGGCAAATCCTGGCTTCCGGGGCGCACAAACCCCTCTCCAAAGGGCTGGGGGGGGGGTCTCAGGGGCCTTACTTGATGACGCTGAAGGTTCTCTGCTCAAAGCGAGCAGTGGGTGTGGGGAGACCCCGGGCAAAGGCCTGCTTCAGAGTCTCCATGCTCCGCTTACAGTCCTCCGCCAGCTTCTCAAATCTGCCGGCAAGAGGGCCCTGCTCAGGTCCCGGGTCCCAGGGGCAGGCTGGGGGTGCAGATgtctggtggggatgggggcggggcctCTTACTTGCTGGTTTCGGCGATGTTGCCCAGGTGGGTGAACTGGTTAGAGTGGTTCAGGCACATCTGGGGGAGCAgaagaaagtgaggggagggctgggggcccaTGCCCTTGTAGTGACTTGGGTGGGGAATCCCCCTTCACCTCGTGCTGCTGCCTTATGAGTTTGGTGAGTTCACCGTAGCGCCGGACAGACTCCTGAGACAGACCTGGGCCGGGCCGCTGGACCAGGGCGAAGTCGTCCTTGTTGACAGGGGCGGGTGGCACCTGGGGAGGACGAGGCTCATGAGGTAGGGTCCGCTGGTCAGCAAGGAGCAGGCCCACCCGGGTCTCTGCCGAAACGTCACCCCTCCTtaaagaggccttccctgactatGGCTTCATCCCCTGCCcctgttcttccttctttcccaagGAGAAAAGTAATGCTCAAAGGGAAGTGGATGGTCCTGCCCCAAATGGCAGAATCTGTTATCCATTTTCCTCCAAGTCTGatccccaccccctcttccctAGTAATGGAGTCCTGCCTGGGCGCACAGCAAGAGACTACATGTCCCAGTCTCTGCTGCAGCTAGGGGTGGCCATGTGACTGAGCTCTGGCCAATGGGAGGCAAGCAGAAGTGATGGCAACTCCATGTAACTTCTCATAGCTGGGATGCAGACAAGGCGTCAAACCACTTTGACCATGTGGACAAGACCTAGGGTGTGGCAGAGCAACAAGATAAAAGAACCTGGGCCCTGAAGGGCTTTGTCTTTTAGAGACCAGAATGCCCTGAATGCTACATGCAAGAAACATAAATGTCTGTCTTGTTTCAGCCACTGTCTTGGGGAGGCCTATTTGTTTCAGCGGCTTAACCTGGTTGCTGACTAATACACTCCAAGTCACATGGCTGCTAAGCAGCATGAGCTTGAAGGGTGAGTGCTTGGGAAGGTCCAGCAGGCCTAGAGGGCTCACCTTGGTGATGTCCACGGGCAGCCCGTTGCGTGAGGCCTCCAGCATGGGCTCCAGCCCCTTGGCCTGGCGCAGGTGCATCTTGGCGCCCTCCACGTCATTCTTCTGCTTGGCTCGCAGCGCCGCCTGCAGGAGCTGCTTCCTGCGGCCCTCCAGGaaggccagctgctgctgggcTGTGGGCACAGGGGTGTCTGCGGGTGCTGCCCAACCCACGGCCAGGCAACAGGCAGCCCAGGTGGGGCAGGTGTACCTACCTCTGGTGGATGTGCCTTTGGGGGCCGCTTTGGCTGCTGGGGCAGATCCTGACTGGGGTGCCTTTGAAGGTGGGGCTTTGGGCTGGGCTGTGGGGGCTGCAGGGCTGTTGAGCTGCTGAGGGATAGAGAGGAAGTCAGAGCTTTCCCAGCACCTGTGATGAGTCCACTCCCCAAAGGGTCAGGGCCCGACACTGACAACACTGACCGTCTTAGTTTCTGTTTCCTCAGCACTGAACACAACATATGATCTTGTTCACACTGAATCTTTGCAACAGCCCTGGGAGGTAGGGACTATTACTGTGCTCAGTTTACAGAGGAGGAGCCCGAGGGTCGGAGAGCAAAACGACTTGCCCAATGGCCACACAGC of Delphinus delphis chromosome 3, mDelDel1.2, whole genome shotgun sequence contains these proteins:
- the CC2D1A gene encoding coiled-coil and C2 domain-containing protein 1A isoform X2; the protein is MHKRKGPSGTLGRGAATARQLGLLVDLSPDGLMIPEDGVNDQELEAEFLALVGGQPQALEKLKGKGPLPMEAIERMASLCMRDPDKDEEEGTDEEDVEADDDLLAELNEVLGEEQKALESHPPVAQPKATTPSPGLEATLQERLALYQTAIESARQAGDGAKMRRYDRGLKTLENLLASVQKGKAIDEGDIPPPVAVGKGPVATPSHIPAPTQPVPTNPPAPDPRVIVEGPPSTAPASSLVSAKPQLPSGPCSPGPPRSLAQLQSRQREYRLAALRAKQQGDTVTAARHFRVAKSFDAVLEALSRGERVDLSRLPPPPDQLPPDPPSLPPQPPTPAVVPSMPEVPAPPRTLLEALEQRMERYCVAAAQAKTKGDQRKARMHERIVKQYQDAIRAHKAGRAVDVAELPVPPGFPPIQGLEATEPTQQSLVGILETAVKLANQDEGPEDEDDEEPKKLNSPAAPTAQPKAPPSKAPQSGSAPAAKAAPKGTSTRAQQQLAFLEGRRKQLLQAALRAKQKNDVEGAKMHLRQAKGLEPMLEASRNGLPVDITKVPPAPVNKDDFALVQRPGPGLSQESVRRYGELTKLIRQQHEMCLNHSNQFTHLGNIAETSKFEKLAEDCKRSMETLKQAFARGLPTPTARFEQRTFSVIKIFPDLSSNDMLLFIVKGINLPTPPGLSPGDLDVFVRFDFPYPNVEEAQKDKTSVIKNTDSPEFKEQFKLCINRSHRGFRRAIQTKGIKFEVVHKGGLFKTDRVLGTAQLKLDALETACEVREILEVLDGRRPTGGRLEVMVRIREPLTAQQLETTTERWLVIDPVPAAVPTQVAGPKAKAPPVPAPMREPGNRSARPLHSLSVLAFDLERLERKILALRQARRPVPPEVAQQYQDIIQRSQWQRAQLEQGGPGIRREYMAQLERQLQFYTEAARRLGNDGSREAAKEALYRRNLVESELQQLRR
- the CC2D1A gene encoding coiled-coil and C2 domain-containing protein 1A isoform X4 yields the protein MHKRKGPSGTLGRGAATARQLGLLVDLSPDGLMIPEDGVNDQELEAEFLALVGGQPQALEKLKGKGPLPMEAIERMASLCMRDPDKDEEEGTDEEDVEADDDLLAELNEVLGEEQKALESHPPVAQPKATTPSPGLEATLQERLALYQTAIESARQAGDGAKMRRYDRGLKTLENLLASVQKGKAIDEGDIPPPVAVGKGPVATPSHIPAPTQPVPTNPPAPDPRVIVEGPPSTAPASSLVSAKPQLPSGPCSPGPPRSLAQLQSRQREYRLAALRAKQQGDTVTAARHFRVAKSFDAVLEALSRGERVDLSRLPPPPDQLPPDPPSLPPQPPTPAVVPSMPEVPAPPRTLLEALEQRMERYCVAAAQAKTKGDQRKARMHERIVKQYQDAIRAHKAGRAVDVAELPVPPGFPPIQGLEATEPTQQSLVGILETAVKLANQDEGPEDEDDEEPKKLNSPAAPTAQPKAPPSKAPQSGSAPAAKAAPKGTSTRAQQQLAFLEGRRKQLLQAALRAKQKNDVEGAKMHLRQAKGLEPMLEASRNGLPVDITKVPPAPVNKDDFALVQRPGPGLSQESVRRYGELTKLIRQQHEMCLNHSNQFTHLGNIAETSKFEKLAEDCKRSMETLKQAFARGLPTPTARFEQRTFSVIKIFPDLSSNDMLLFIVKGINLPTPPGLSPGDLDVFVRFDFPYPNVEEAQKDKTSVIKNTDSPEFKEQFKLCINRSHRGFRRAIQTKGIKFEVVHKGGLFKTDRVLGTAQLKLDALETACEVREILEVLDGRRPTGGRLEVMVRIREPLTAQQLETTTERWLVIDPVPAAVPTVAGPKAKAPPVPAPMREPGNRSARPLHSLSVLAFDLERLERKILALRQARRPVPPEVAQQYQDIIQRSQWQRAQLEQGGPGIRREYMAQLERQLQFYTEAARRLGNDGSREAAKEALYRRNLVESELQQLRR